CGGTCGAACCACTCCACGCACGGCATCGACACGACCCTCGTGGGAATCCCCTCGGCCTCCAGTGTCTTCCTGGCCGCTACCGCCAGCTGCACCTCGGAACCGGTGCCGATCAGCACCAGCTCGGGGGTGCCGGTCGACGCCTCGGCGAGCACATAGCCGCCGCGCCCGACGCCCTCGGCCGAGGTGCCCTCCAGCGTCGGCACGTTCTGCCGGGTGAGCGCGAGCCCGGTCGGGCCGCCGGTGTTTTCCAGTGCGGCTTTCCAGGCGTAGGCGGTCTCGTTCGCATCCGCCGGGCGGGCCACCGACATTCCCGGGATCGCACGCAAGGAGGCCAGCTGTTCGACCGGCTGATGCGTCGGCCCGTCCTCGCCGAGACCGATCGAGTCGTGCGTCCACACGTAAATGACCGGCAGTTCCATCAGCGCGGCCAGCCGCACCGCCGGGCGCATGTAGTCGCTGAAGATCAGGAACGTTCCGCCGTACGGCCGAGTTCCGCCGTGCAACGCGATGCCGTTGAGGATCGACCCCATCGCGTGTTCCCGGATGCCGAAGTGCAACGTGCGCCCGTAGGGCTGCGCGGTCCAGGCATCCGTGGAGATCTCGGCTGGACCAAAGGAATCCGCGCCCTTGATCGTGGTGTTGTTGCTCTCGGCCAGATCCGCCGACCCGCCCCACAGCTCGGGCAGCACCTCGCCGAGCTTGGCCAGCACCGCGGCCGACGCTTTGCGGGTGGCGACCCCCTTTTCATCAGGCTCCCAGACGGGCAGCTCGTCCGCCCAGCCAGCGGGGAACTCGCGTGTGCTCAGGCGGTCCAGCAGGACCTTGCCTTGCGGGTTGCTCCGCGCCCAGGCGTCGAACTCGAGCTGCCACTTCTCGTGGTCCGCCCGGCCCCGTGCGGCCGCCTCGCGAGCGTGGCGCAATACCTCGTCCTCGACCTGGAAACTCCGCTCCGGATCGAAGCCGAGAGCACGCTTGACCGCGCCGAGTTCCTCCGCGCCCAGTGCGGCGCCGTGCACCCCGCCGGTGTTCATCTTCGTCGGTGCGGGATAGCCGATGACGGTGCGCAGCACGATCAGCGTCGGACGGACGGTCTCCGCCTTGGCTTGCTCGATCGCGCGGAGGAACCCGGCTACGTCCTCGCCGCCGTCCACGGTGAGGACGTGCCAGCCATATGCCTCGTAGCGCTTCGCGGTGTCCTCGGACAGCGCGATGCGCGTGTCGTCCTCGATGGAGATCTCGTTGCTGTCGTAGATCACCGTGAGGTTGCCGAGCTGCTGGGTTCCGGCCAGCGACGACGCCTCGGACGTGACGCCCTCTTCGATGTCGCCATCGGAGGCGATCACGTAGACCTGGTGGTCGAACACGCTCGTGCCCGGTTCCGCTTCCGGGTCGAACAGGCCGCGCTCGCGGCGGGCCGCCATCGCCATGCCGACCGCGCTGGCCAGACCTTGGCCCAGCGGGCCGGTGGTGATCTCGACGCCCTTCGTGTGCCCGTATTCGGGGTGGCCCGGGGTCAGCGAGCCCCACGTGCGCAACGCCTTCAGATCGGCCAGCTCCAGCCCGTAGCCCGAGAGGAACAGCTGGATGTACAGGGTCAGGCTGGAATGCCCGGCGGACAGCACGAACCGGTCGCGCCCGATCCACTCCGGGTCGCTGGGATCATGCCGCAGAACCCGTTGGAACAGCGCATAAGCGACCGGCGCGAGGCTCATGGCGGTGCCCGGGTGCCCGCTCCCGCACCGCTCGACCGCGTCCGCCGCCAGCAGGCGGACGGTGTCCACCGCACGCTCGTCCAGACTGGTCCAGTCTTCCGGGAGCCGCTTGGCCGTCAACCGGGCAATCTCGTCAGGGGATTGGTTTGCTGCCATGGAAGCGTACTCCCGAAAGTGTCGATTCTTCATGGATTCCGGAAAAAGCAGATCCGGCCCGCCGCGCGCCGAGCGCACGCCCGGCGCGCGGCGGGCGGGTGGGTCAGGCGGCGAGCTGGCGCAGCTCACGCGCGGCGGCTGCCGGATCGGCGGCGTTGTAGATCCCGCCCCCGACCACCGCCACCGCCGCACCAGCGTCCTTGACCAGCCCGATCGTCGCCGCCTTCACCCCGCCCGCGATCGAGAACGCCACCCCGGCCTCGCGCCCGTCCGCCAGCAGCGTGTCGATCGAATAACCCGGACGCGCCTGCTCGTCCAGACCCGCATGGATCTCCACGAACGACACCCCCAGCTTCGCCACCTCCCGAATCCGCGCCACCCGGCCCTCGGTCACCGCGATCATGTCCGCGACCACCTCCTTGCCGTACTTGCGCCCCGCCGCCACCGCCCCCCGCACCGTGTCGTCGTCCGCCGCCCCCATCACCGTCACCAGATCCGCCCCCGCCTCGAACGCCAACGTCGCCTCCAGCTCCCCCGCGTCCGCCGTCTTCAAATCCACGAACACCAGCTTGTCCGGATGCGCCGCCTTCACCGCCGTCACCGCCGAAATCCCCGCCGACTTCACCAACGGCGTCCCCAGCTCCAAAATATCCACCTCCCCCGCCACCTGACGCGCCAACGCCAACGCCGAACCCAAATCCAGCACATCCAACGCAACCTGCAACCGCACGACAAACTCCTTCGCACTCGCCGATAAACTCCGCTCCACCATCACCTCGCCGGCCCGCGCACAGCAACACTTCGCCACATGCGCAAACACAATCCCCCGATACGTACAACCAATGCCTCTCGGCCGCGCCGCGGAAATTACGATTGAGCTCGTGTCGAATAAATCATTGATTGCGCCGTCCATCCTCTCCGCCGATTTCGCCCGGCTCGCCGACGAAGTGGCTGCCGTGCAAGGACGTGCCGATTGGCTGCACGTGGACGTCATGGACGCGCATTTCGTCCCGAATCTGACCCTGGGCCTGCCGGTCGTGCAGTCGCTGCTGGCGACGACCGACCTCCCCCTGGACTGCCACCTGATGATCGAGAACCCGGACCGGTGGGCGATCGGCTACGCGGAAGCGGGCTCCTACAACGTGACGGTGCACGTCGAGGCCGCGAACGATCCGGTCATGCTCGCGAAGAACGTGCACGCGGCGGGGTCGAAAGCGGGACTCGCGATCAAGCCGAAGACCCCGCTGGAGCCGTATCTGGACGTGCTCAAGCACTACGACACCCTGCTGGTGATGTCGGTGGAGCCCGGTTTCGGCGGGCAGAAGTTCATCGCCGAGGTACTGGACAAGGTGCGCGCCGCGCGGCGGCTGGTCGACGCCGGGCACCTGAACCTGGTGGTGGAGATCGACGGCGGCATCAACCGCGACACGATCGAGCAAGCAGCCGAGGCCGGCGTCGACTGCTTTGTGGCCGGCTCGGCGGTTTACGCGGCCGATGACCCGGCGCGCGCCGTGGATGCGCTGCGCCTGCAGGCCGAAAACAGCAAACGCTGAGCAGCGCCCTCTGGCGAGCAGGGGCGGCGACCGCGAAACCAGTCCGGCTGCCCCGGGGAGTTCTCCGCAGCCAGGTTCCCGGCCGCCGCGGAACTCAGATGCCGAGCATCCTCCGCAATTCGGGAGCCTGCCGCCGCGAAACGGGAACCGAATCATGCGACCTCGGGTCCATGATCAGGAACAGCTCGCCTTTGATGCCCCGTTCCAGCTCGGCCACCCGGCGCAGGTTCACCAGGAATCGCCGGTGCACCCGGCTGAACCCGCACGACATCAGCGACCGCTCGATGTTGTCCAGCCCCCGGGTCGCGGCCTGCATCCTTCCGCGTTCCGTGTTCAGCCACACGATATTCCGGTCGGCCTCGGCGTAGCGGATTTCGGACGGGGCGAGCAGCACCAGCCGCTCGTTGCGGATCCCGACGATCCGCCGGGGCAGCGGGCCCACCGCGGCTTCCACGCGTTCCTCGTACGGTTCGCCGTCTCGCACCCCGAACAGGCACAGCATCCCTACCACGTGGTCCGAGTCGAGGACCGGCCTCAGGGTCACCGGGGTGGCGTCCTCTCCCGGGCTCACCGGCAGGCAGGCGTAGCCGCTCCATCGAGCCGGCCCCTGCGCGCGCTCCTTGGCCCACCGCACCACTTCGGGCAGCCCGGGAATGTCCGGGGTCCAGCGTTTCGCCGGTTCGGTCGCGCCCGCTGAAATACCGCTTCCGGGAGTCAGCCCGAGAAGCGTCACCGCCTCGTCGTTGGCCGCGATCACGTTCCCGCCCCGGTCCATCGCCAGGAACGGCTCGGCGACCTGATCGCATTTCCGGTTGAACTCGGAGATCACTTTGTCGGCCTCGTAGATGGCACGCCGGTAGATCTCCTGCTCGACGCAGGCGGCCGCCTTCGTCAGCCACGCCGGCACCAGCTCGGACAGCGCCGCGTTCCACCGCGAAATGTTGATCGACGCGACCGGCGAACCGGTCACCACGTCGCGGATCGAGATGCCCGCGCAGGACCACCGGTGGAACGCTTCGCACCAATGTTCCGGCCCGGTCACGGTCACCGGACCGGACACCTCCAGCGAAGTGCCCATCCCGTTCGTGCCGGTGCACTGCTCCGACCAGGAGGACCACGGGGCGAGGTTGTGCAGCTCGGCCCGCCGCTGCGCGCTGGGGTCACCCCAGGCACCGAGAACGCGCCCGTCCCCGTCCGCGACGGTGACAACGGCGCCATCGTGGTCCACTTCACGACCGGCCAGCGCCCCAAGGCCGCCGAGCGTCGTGAAGATGACACCGTTGTCGAGCCGCTGGACGTCGTCGCCCCTCGCTCCCGGCGCGACATCGAGAGTCCGGTCCACCTCGTACCGGTCCCGGCAGCGGTACCAGGACGCCAGGATCTCCGGGCGAACGCCGGTTTCGATGTCCTCGCCCGCGGCGAAGCTCTCCCAGGCCCGAGCTACTTCTCTCGCTGACGACGAGGCTTCCAGAGCACCGCCCGCCGGAATGCCGCGTCTGCCGGACTCACTCGGTGCAATCGCCAACGGCGGCACGCTCACGGTCATCGCGACCTCCTCGTCGCCTCGAGCACCAGGGCCTCAGGGACCGCCGGGCTGTGACAGCGGTTACAAACGTAGCTCGGAGCAGCACATCATTACAAGACATGACCACGTCGTCCGGTTACCAAGTTGTAGACAAACAAGATCAGTCTCGCGCCGCCCACAGGCGTTCCAGATTTCCCATCAGGCGGGACAACTTGCCCGGCTCGTGGCCGAGCAGCGAAAAATCGTTCCGCACAACGCCGCCCAGGTCAAGCCGCACGCCGCACCCTTCGAAGAGTAGGGCAGGCCAGCGC
This sequence is a window from Amycolatopsis benzoatilytica AK 16/65. Protein-coding genes within it:
- a CDS encoding DNA-binding protein, which encodes MTVSVPPLAIAPSESGRRGIPAGGALEASSSAREVARAWESFAAGEDIETGVRPEILASWYRCRDRYEVDRTLDVAPGARGDDVQRLDNGVIFTTLGGLGALAGREVDHDGAVVTVADGDGRVLGAWGDPSAQRRAELHNLAPWSSWSEQCTGTNGMGTSLEVSGPVTVTGPEHWCEAFHRWSCAGISIRDVVTGSPVASINISRWNAALSELVPAWLTKAAACVEQEIYRRAIYEADKVISEFNRKCDQVAEPFLAMDRGGNVIAANDEAVTLLGLTPGSGISAGATEPAKRWTPDIPGLPEVVRWAKERAQGPARWSGYACLPVSPGEDATPVTLRPVLDSDHVVGMLCLFGVRDGEPYEERVEAAVGPLPRRIVGIRNERLVLLAPSEIRYAEADRNIVWLNTERGRMQAATRGLDNIERSLMSCGFSRVHRRFLVNLRRVAELERGIKGELFLIMDPRSHDSVPVSRRQAPELRRMLGI
- the hxlA gene encoding 3-hexulose-6-phosphate synthase, giving the protein MRLQVALDVLDLGSALALARQVAGEVDILELGTPLVKSAGISAVTAVKAAHPDKLVFVDLKTADAGELEATLAFEAGADLVTVMGAADDDTVRGAVAAGRKYGKEVVADMIAVTEGRVARIREVAKLGVSFVEIHAGLDEQARPGYSIDTLLADGREAGVAFSIAGGVKAATIGLVKDAGAAVAVVGGGIYNAADPAAAARELRQLAA
- the tkt gene encoding transketolase, with amino-acid sequence MAANQSPDEIARLTAKRLPEDWTSLDERAVDTVRLLAADAVERCGSGHPGTAMSLAPVAYALFQRVLRHDPSDPEWIGRDRFVLSAGHSSLTLYIQLFLSGYGLELADLKALRTWGSLTPGHPEYGHTKGVEITTGPLGQGLASAVGMAMAARRERGLFDPEAEPGTSVFDHQVYVIASDGDIEEGVTSEASSLAGTQQLGNLTVIYDSNEISIEDDTRIALSEDTAKRYEAYGWHVLTVDGGEDVAGFLRAIEQAKAETVRPTLIVLRTVIGYPAPTKMNTGGVHGAALGAEELGAVKRALGFDPERSFQVEDEVLRHAREAAARGRADHEKWQLEFDAWARSNPQGKVLLDRLSTREFPAGWADELPVWEPDEKGVATRKASAAVLAKLGEVLPELWGGSADLAESNNTTIKGADSFGPAEISTDAWTAQPYGRTLHFGIREHAMGSILNGIALHGGTRPYGGTFLIFSDYMRPAVRLAALMELPVIYVWTHDSIGLGEDGPTHQPVEQLASLRAIPGMSVARPADANETAYAWKAALENTGGPTGLALTRQNVPTLEGTSAEGVGRGGYVLAEASTGTPELVLIGTGSEVQLAVAARKTLEAEGIPTRVVSMPCVEWFDRQDQAYREEVLPPSVRARVAVEAAIAQPWHRFVGDAGEIVSLEHFGASADFKTLYSQFGITVDAVVEAARRSVRSVRR
- the rpe gene encoding ribulose-phosphate 3-epimerase, producing MIAPSILSADFARLADEVAAVQGRADWLHVDVMDAHFVPNLTLGLPVVQSLLATTDLPLDCHLMIENPDRWAIGYAEAGSYNVTVHVEAANDPVMLAKNVHAAGSKAGLAIKPKTPLEPYLDVLKHYDTLLVMSVEPGFGGQKFIAEVLDKVRAARRLVDAGHLNLVVEIDGGINRDTIEQAAEAGVDCFVAGSAVYAADDPARAVDALRLQAENSKR